From a single Candidatus Defluviilinea gracilis genomic region:
- a CDS encoding ATP-binding protein, giving the protein MQTVQFPAQFEFLDEIREFVGVIARENGFNDKAVYNIQLAADEAASNVIEHAYRGSADGMLEISCGVKAETLTIVMVDHGKSFDPSEVPLPDIQADLSDRKIGGLGIFLMRKLMDDFEYVSSPRGNTLTMTKRKA; this is encoded by the coding sequence ATGCAGACGGTCCAGTTCCCGGCACAGTTCGAATTCCTCGACGAGATCCGTGAATTTGTGGGAGTGATTGCCCGCGAAAACGGCTTCAACGACAAGGCTGTTTACAACATCCAGCTTGCCGCCGACGAAGCCGCATCGAATGTGATCGAACATGCCTATAGAGGGAGCGCGGATGGAATGCTCGAGATCTCCTGCGGTGTGAAAGCCGAGACCCTGACCATTGTTATGGTCGACCATGGCAAGTCCTTCGATCCTTCGGAAGTGCCGTTGCCTGATATCCAAGCCGACCTGAGTGATCGCAAAATTGGGGGACTGGGAATTTTTCTCATGCGCAAGTTGATGGATGACTTTGAATACGTTTCAAGCCCGCGCGGTAATACGCTCACAATGACCAAAAGAAAGGCATAA